One window of the Thiobacter sp. AK1 genome contains the following:
- a CDS encoding DUF2069 domain-containing protein — translation MRLAVAHYGAIISLTALIFLCLGWELVWAPLRPGGSFFVLKVLPLLLPLFGILRGRRYTYQWSAMLILLYFAEGIVRAASDAPPASRLALLEVALSLVFLFSASAYARLAAPRR, via the coding sequence ATGAGGCTCGCTGTCGCCCACTACGGTGCCATCATCAGTCTCACCGCGCTCATTTTCCTCTGCCTGGGTTGGGAGCTCGTCTGGGCGCCGCTGCGCCCCGGCGGGTCGTTTTTCGTGCTCAAGGTGTTGCCGCTGCTTTTGCCCTTGTTCGGCATCCTGCGCGGCAGGCGTTACACCTACCAGTGGTCGGCCATGTTGATCCTGCTCTATTTCGCCGAGGGGATCGTGCGTGCCGCATCCGATGCGCCACCGGCCTCGCGCCTGGCCCTGCTGGAAGTTGCGCTTTCCTTGGTCTTCCTGTTTAGCGCCAGCGCCTATGCGCGGCTTGCCGCGCCCCGGCGCTGA